A single Lactuca sativa cultivar Salinas chromosome 8, Lsat_Salinas_v11, whole genome shotgun sequence DNA region contains:
- the LOC111910590 gene encoding homoserine kinase, whose protein sequence is MAICHHHQPSFTIPSSFPFTTNLSNKSQLHLPSSFRCNLSVTTNLEPEPVYTAVKSFAPATVANLGPGFDFLGCAVDGIGDYVTLKIDPQVHPGEVSITEITGTGNSANKLSKNPIWNCAGIAAISVMKMLNIRSVGLSLSLEKGLPLGSGLGSSAASAAAAAIAVNEIFGGKLPALDLVLAGLESEAKVSGYHADNIAPAIMGGFVLVRSYDPLELIPLQFPVDKNLYFVLVNPEFEAPTKKMRAALPKEITMSHHVWNSSQAGALVAAVLQGDLKGFGKALSSDKIVEPRRAPLIPGMDAVKKAALEAGAYGCTISGAGPTAVAVTDNEEKGREIGEKMVEAFMAEGNLKAVAMVKQLDRVGARLVSSISR, encoded by the coding sequence ATGGCGATTTGTCATCACCATCAACCTTCATTCACCATCCCTTCTTCTTTCCCATTCACTACTAATCTTTCAAACAAATCCCAACTTCATCTCCCATCGTCTTTCCGCTGCAATCTATCCGTCACTACAAATCTCGAACCCGAACCCGTTTACACCGCCGTCAAGTCATTCGCCCCCGCCACCGTAGCCAACCTCGGCCCTGGGTTTGACTTTCTCGGTTGCGCAGTCGACGGGATCGGAGACTATGTCACCCTCAAAATCGACCCCCAAGTTCACCCTGGCGAGGTCTCAATCACCGAAATCACCGGAACCGGCAACTCCGCCAATAAGCTCAGCAAAAACCCTATCTGGAATTGCGCTGGGATTGCTGCCATTTCTGTCATGAAGATGCTCAACATCCGATCCGTCGGCCTCTCTCTATCTCTAGAAAAGGGTCTCCCCCTCGGAAGCGGTCTCGGTTCCAGCGCCGCTAGTGCCGCCGCCGCGGCAATCGCCGTTAATGAGATTTTTGGTGGAAAGTTACCTGCATTGGATTTAGTCCTCGCAGGGCTTGAATCGGAAGCTAAAGTATCCGGATACCACGCTGATAACATTGCGCCGGCAATCATGGGTGGTTTCGTTCTCGTTCGGAGCTACGATCCTTTAGAGCTGATTCCGTTGCAGTTTCCGGTCGACAAAAACCTCTATTTCGTCTTGGTGAATCCGGAATTCGAAGCGCCGACGAAGAAGATGAGGGCGGCGTTACCAAAAGAGATAACAATGTCGCACCATGTATGGAACAGTAGTCAAGCAGGTGCCTTGGTGGCGGCGGTGTTGCAGGGGGATTTGAAGGGGTTTGGAAAGGCGTTGTCTTCTGATAAGATAGTGGAACCGAGGAGGGCGCCATTGATTCCGGGAATGGATGCTGTGAAGAAGGCTGCACTTGAGGCAGGGGCTTATGGGTGTACGATCAGTGGAGCAGGGCCAACTGCGGTGGCTGTTACAGATAACGAGGAAAAAGGGAGGGAGATTGGGGAGAAGATGGTGGAAGCTTTCATGGCGGAAGGAAATTTGAAAGCTGTGGCTATGGTGAAGCAATTGGACAGAGTTGGTGCTAGACTTGTTAGTAGCATTTCCAGATAA